A region of Onychomys torridus chromosome 10, mOncTor1.1, whole genome shotgun sequence DNA encodes the following proteins:
- the LOC118592508 gene encoding 28S ribosomal protein S10, mitochondrial-like: MKWAPLSNLHIDVPRDLTKPTITTSDETDTLYERLSILVKAHDKAVLDRFEYFAVLAAKELGISNNVHEPPRKIERFTLLKPVHIFKKHRGQYEMRTLYRWLELKHLTGCTANVYLEYIQRNLPEGVAMEVTKTQIQQLPEHTKEPMWETLTEEKEESKS, encoded by the coding sequence ATGAAGTGGGCACCGTTATCAAACCTGCACATTGATGTTCCAAGGGATTTGACCAAACCTACGATAACCACTTCCGATGAGACAGACACATTGTATGAACGCCTGTCCATTTTAGTGAAAGCTCATGACAAGGCTGTACTAGACCGTTTTGAGTATTTTGCCGTTCTCGCTGCTAAAGAACTTGGCATTTCTAATAATGTACACGAACCACCAAGGAAAATAGAGCGATTCACTCTTCTCAAGCCAGTGCACATTTTTAAGAAGCACAGAGGTCAGTATGAGATGAGGACGCTCTACAGATGGTTAGAGTTAAAACACCTGACTGGGTGCACAGCCAACGTCTACTTGGAATATATCCAGCGGAACTTACCCGAAGGAGTTGCCATGGAAGTAACAAAGACACAGATACAGCAGTTGCCAGAACATACCAAGGAGCCAATGTGGGAAACCCTCactgaggaaaaagaagaaagcaagtcgTAG